The Hymenobacter chitinivorans DSM 11115 genome segment GTGCTGGGCTCCGACATCCTGTTTCACGTCAACAACGTGCACGCCGACATCGAGAGTGATAAAGGCGAAAACGTGGACCTGGGCGAGTTGCGCCAGGATATCAACGCCTACTACGCCCGCCCCGCCGCCCGGAAGTCGAACAAGAAGAATCCCGTGTAGCTGCTGGCCCTGGGGCCCGGCACCAGAACCAAAACAGCCTTAGCGCAGATCTTTATGGTCGAGGCTAAGGCTGTTTTGGTGCTAGCTAAGACCAAAACGGTCTTAGCTAAGGCATTTTTACCGATAGCTAAGGCAATTTTGGTCTTAGCTAAGACCATTTCGGCGATACCTAAGACCGTTTTGGTCTTAGCTAAGGCATTTTCGGTCTTAGCTATCGGTGTTTTGGTCTTAGCTAAGACCGTTTCGGTCTTAGCTAAGGCTGTTTTGGTCGTTCGTAAGCGTTAAAACTGCCCGCGCAGGCCCAGCTGCCACATCCGGGCCACGGGATACCCGCCCGAATCCTGGCCGGCGTAGTAGGGGCCGGCGCCGCCGCTGCTCACGTTGGGGTCGAAGCCGCGGTAGGGGCCGGTGACGAACAGGTTCTGGCCGCCCACCCACACGCTGATCTTGCGGGTGTCGGTAGTGAGCACTTCGTAGCTGAGCGAGAGTTGGGAAAGACGCACGTGGCTGCCGTTTTCCAGGTCTTCGTTGGTCGGCACGGGGTACGAAAAGTCTGCGAAGCCAGGGCGGGGCACGGAGGTAGCCTGGTTGGCGGGTGTCCAGTAGTTAAGGGCCCGCACGGAGCTGTTAGCAAAGCCCGAGGGCGCGTCGAGGCGCAGCAGCAGGGAGTTCTGAATCTGGTAGCCGAAGAGGCCGTCGAATTGGGCATCGAGCTGGAAGCGCTTGAGGCGTAGCTGCTGGGAGAAATTAAGCGAGTAGCGGGGCAGACCGGTGCCTTCGTCGTAGATATCGCCAAAGTCGCGGCGGCCGTCGTTGTTGCGGTCGGCGTAGCGTTGCTGGCCGGCGCTGGGATGACCCACCGGGAAAGTGCCATCGGCCTCATACACCCGGAAACGGCTCACGGGCTGGCCCACGGCCAGGCTGCTGGGCACTATCCGGATGAAGTCGTCGCCGGGCTTGAGCTCGGTTACCTCATTATGATTGGTAGCGGCGCTCAGCTGGGAAGTGCCGCTCACCGGGCCGATGCGCCAGCTGCCGCCGGCCGTAAACTCCAGGCCCTTGTTGAGCAGCGTCACGTTGGGAAACGTGTAGAAAGTACTGAAGCCGCTTGAGGACGGGATAGTAACCAGGAATGCCCCCTGGGCGCGGGTGGTGCGGCGCTGGTAAGCCGCCACTTCCAGGGTAAGCAGGCCCCCGAGCAGGCCCGCGCGCAGGCCCGCGTCGTGGTGGGTGGTGCGGTCGAACCCAAAAAAGGAGCTGGTCTTGCCCGAGCCAGCCCAGAGCATGAGGTCGGTGAGGCGGTCCTGGTCGGCCAGGAAGCTTTCCTTGTTGATATGCCAGCTCAGCTGGCCGCCGGGCAGCCACACTTTCCGGTCGTTGGCGTTCTTGCCGGAGGCAAACTCGGTCCGCATGGAAGCCTGCACCTCGTAGCGGCCCGCGTAGGTGTAGCCGGCCACCACCGAGGGGCTGTGAATGGCCAGGCGCTTCTCTTCGGACTTGAAAGAACCGAAGCCATACACACTCTGGAGGGTGTAGTCGAGGGTGCGCTGGTCTTGCTGGCGCAGGTAGTTGAGGGCGGCCGTCACGGCGTGCTGTTCCCGGAAGGTGTGCTCGTAGCGCAGGGCGGCGGCCACCACCCAGTTGCGGGCCGTGGTGGTAGAGGTGCTGGTGTGCTCCACGGGCACTGCGCCGGAGCCAAACCCGTTGGGGGAATAGCCCAGGCCTTCGGCATCCATCTTCTCGCGGCTGCCGCGGGCGGTGAGGCTCAGGCTGGGCGAAAACTGGTAGGTGGCGTTGAGTTGGGTAACGAGGCGGCGGGTGCGGGCCGTTTGGGAGTAGTCGTCGAGGGCAAAGCGCGGCGTCGGGGGGGAGTAGCTTGAGGAGGTGCGGGCCGGCACGGCCGGAATGCCCAGCAGGTAGCGCTGCACCAGCGGGCCGGCGTCCAGCTCCTGCCCGGGGTAGTGCTGGTCGGTTTGGCTGGCGCTGGCCCGCAGGCCCACGCTAAGCTTCTGGGTAAGCTGCTGGTCGAGGTTGAAGCGCAGGCTGCCCCGGCTCATGCCCGACTTGACGATGACGCCGGCCTGGTTGAGGTAGTCGGCGGCGGCGTAGTAGCGGGTGTTGTGGGCCAGGCCGTCCACGCTCAGGTTGTGGCTCTGCACGGCGGCGGGCCGGAAGAGCTCATCCTGCCAGTCTACTTCCTGCAGGCTGCTCAAGTCGGCGGTTGAGTAGGGAAGAGGCCGCCCGAAGCTGGAAGCCGCGGCCGCGTTGGCGAGTTCGGCGTACTGGCGGCCGTTGAGCAGGTCGTAGCGCTGCCGCACCTGCTGCACGCCGCCCCAGCCGCTGTAGCGCACCCGCAGGGAGGGCTGGGCGGTGGTGCGGCCGTCGGCTCCTTGCCTGGTCGTAATCAGAATAACTCCATTGGAGCCCTGCATGCCGTATTGGGCCGTAGCGGCGGCCCCGCGCAGCACGGTTATCTGGGCCACGTCTTCCACCGGCAAGTCCAGCAGCGGATTGGCGCCGGGCGTGCTCGGGGTCGGGATGTTGGGGTAGTTGCCGTTGTTGGAAGACTGCAAAAAGCTGCTGCGCTCGGCCCATAGCTCCGGCGTCACGTCGGTATTGTACACCGGCACGCCATCCACCACGTAGAGCGGCTGGCTGCTGCCGGTCAGGTTGGTGGCCCCCCGGATGCGGATCGTAGCCCAGGCCCCGGGTGCCCCGGAGTAGGGCGTGACCTGCACGCCGGCTACGCGGCTAAGAGCGGGTTGGATGGTGGTAAAGGCCGGTATGCCTATATGCACTTCGGTAACAGTGTAGCCGCACGAAATAATGCGCGAGCTGTCAGCGGCCGGCCGGGCCGGAGAATCCGGCTGTTGGGCCTGAACGGCGGAGGCCGCAGAAGCAGTGAGCAGAAGAATTCTAAACGGTAAGATTCGGGTCATAATGAGGATAAAAGAGGAAAATGGGTTCTAAAGATAGATGCCGCCCGGCGCCGGATTTCACAAAGCCAAGTCAACAATTTTCCTTTCATCCAAACCTGTACTTTTGCCCCGCTTACCACCCACCCTTCCTCCCGTATGAACTTCGACCGGAAAGACTACTCCAACGACGTACTGCTCCACCTCTACCAGGGCCTGCTCAAGCCCCGGCTGATTGAGGAGAAAATGCTCATTCTGCTGCGCCAGGGCAAGGTCAGCAAGTGGTTTTCGGGCATCGGGCAGGAAGCCATTTCGGTGGGCAGCACCCTGGCCCTGAAC includes the following:
- a CDS encoding TonB-dependent receptor plug domain-containing protein, which produces MHIGIPAFTTIQPALSRVAGVQVTPYSGAPGAWATIRIRGATNLTGSSQPLYVVDGVPVYNTDVTPELWAERSSFLQSSNNGNYPNIPTPSTPGANPLLDLPVEDVAQITVLRGAAATAQYGMQGSNGVILITTRQGADGRTTAQPSLRVRYSGWGGVQQVRQRYDLLNGRQYAELANAAAASSFGRPLPYSTADLSSLQEVDWQDELFRPAAVQSHNLSVDGLAHNTRYYAAADYLNQAGVIVKSGMSRGSLRFNLDQQLTQKLSVGLRASASQTDQHYPGQELDAGPLVQRYLLGIPAVPARTSSSYSPPTPRFALDDYSQTARTRRLVTQLNATYQFSPSLSLTARGSREKMDAEGLGYSPNGFGSGAVPVEHTSTSTTTARNWVVAAALRYEHTFREQHAVTAALNYLRQQDQRTLDYTLQSVYGFGSFKSEEKRLAIHSPSVVAGYTYAGRYEVQASMRTEFASGKNANDRKVWLPGGQLSWHINKESFLADQDRLTDLMLWAGSGKTSSFFGFDRTTHHDAGLRAGLLGGLLTLEVAAYQRRTTRAQGAFLVTIPSSSGFSTFYTFPNVTLLNKGLEFTAGGSWRIGPVSGTSQLSAATNHNEVTELKPGDDFIRIVPSSLAVGQPVSRFRVYEADGTFPVGHPSAGQQRYADRNNDGRRDFGDIYDEGTGLPRYSLNFSQQLRLKRFQLDAQFDGLFGYQIQNSLLLRLDAPSGFANSSVRALNYWTPANQATSVPRPGFADFSYPVPTNEDLENGSHVRLSQLSLSYEVLTTDTRKISVWVGGQNLFVTGPYRGFDPNVSSGGAGPYYAGQDSGGYPVARMWQLGLRGQF